A region of the Exiguobacterium aurantiacum DSM 6208 genome:
CGAAGTACATGTTTGAAATCCCGGTCGTCGTACACGAAAACACCGTCATTAGTCAAGGGCGATATGATGACAGCAAAGTTGAAGATTTTGTTAAGTATACGCTTACATCGAAAAAAAACGTTTAGAGGGGTTGCAAGACGGAAAAGTGATTGATAAGATGAACTCGTAGCGGTGGGACGTAAAAATAAAAGTGGGACAAAAAATGTCCACACTTGAGGTCGAGGGGGAATGAGGCATGATCCAGCAACTGATTCACGTTCAGAAGCAAATCGTCCCAGACCTGCTCGACACGCTCCGACATCGTTACGACATCTTACATTATGTCCGTTTGATGCAGCCGATCGGCCGCAGGACATTAGCCACGAGCCTCGGGCTGACGGAACGCATCTTAAGGCGAGAGGTCGACTTCTTGAAAGACCAAGGTCTGCTTGCAGTCGCCACTCAAGGTATTTCCCTTACAGAATCGGGCCGAAACGTTCTCCGGGACTTGCATGAGGTCATGGGAGAGATCCTAGGGATTTCAGAAGTCGCACGAGAACTCGAGCAAAAGCTCGGCGTTCGCCAAGTCGTCATCGTACCGGGAGACTCGGACGAGACGTTCTGGGTACAGCGGGATATCGGACGGGCCGCCGTCACGCAGTTAAAAGCGAGACTGGCACCGGACGACAATATCATCGCGGTCACAGGCGGGACGACGATGGCATCTGTCGCGGCGATGATGTCGCCCGACAAGAAAGAACGGCCGATGCATTTCGTGCCGGCACGCGGCGGCCTCGGAGAGACGCTTGAACTTCAAGCGAACACCGTCTGCTCTCGCATGGCGGACCGGGCACACGCCGACTATCATTTACTCCACATTCCGGACGAGGTTTCGCAAGAGACGTTCGAGCGGATGGTGGAGGAACCTAGCATAAAAAATGTCCTGGAAATGATTAGAGCGGCGCGAATAGTGGTACATGGAATTGGTGAGGCGGAAACGATGGCAAAACGTCGTCACGCCACGCCGGAGCATTTGCGGATGATCGAACGGCACGACGCCGTCGCCGAAGCGTTCGGATATTATTTCAACGCGGAAGGTGAAATCGTTCATCGGGTCAAGACAGTCGGCATTCAATTAGAAGAGCTCGACAATATGGACACCGTCATCGCGGTCGCTGGAGGAAAGTCAAAGGCACAGGCGATTGCCGCTTATGCGAAACACACGCCGAACATCATCCTCGTCACAGACGAAGGTGCGGCAACAGAATTATTAACTTGTTATTAAAGAGTTGACCCCCGTTGGCTCTTCAATAAATAGCTTCTACCCTAAGGAGGAAATTAACTATGGCAGTAAAAGTTGGTATTAACGGATTTGGACGTATCGGACGCTTGGCATTCCGCGAGATCATCAAGAACGAAGGAGTCGAAGTTGTTGCAATCAACGACTTGACTGACACGAAGATGCTTGCTCACCTTCTCAAGTATGACACGACACAAGGTCGTTTCGATGGAGACGTTGAAGTACACGACGATCATTTCCTCGTAAACGGCGAGAAAGTCGTTACACTTGCTAACCGCAACCCAGAAGAACTTCCATGGGGCGAGCTCGGTGTCGACATCGTTCTCGAATGTACTGGATTCTTCACAGACAAAGAAAAAGCGGAGCTTCACTTGAAAGCTGGCGCGAAAAAAGTTGTCATCTCGGCTCCAGCTACAGGTGACATGAAGACTGTCGTCTTCAACACGAACCACGACATCCTCGACGGTACAGAGACAGTGATCTCAGGTGCTTCATGTACGACAAACTGCTTGGCGCCAATGGCGAAAGTTCTCCAAGACCAGTTCGGAATCGTTGAAGGTCTCATGACGACAATCCACGCTTACACTGGCGACCAAAACACGCTTGACGCTCCACACCCGAAAGGTGACTTCCGTCGTGCACGTGCGGCAGCAGCGAACATCGTACCGAACACAACTGGTGCGGCTAAAGCGATCGGTCTCGTTATCCCAGAACTTCAAGGTAAACTTGACGGTGCGGCACAACGTGTACCAGTTGCAACAGGTTCACTCACAGAGCTCGTAACAGTTCTTGAGAAAACAGTTTCTGTTGACGAAATCAACGCAGCGATGAAAGCAGCAGCTAACGAATCATACGGCTACACAGAAGACGAAATCGTATCTTCTGACATCGTCGGCATCACGTACGGTTCACTCTTCGACGCGACACAAACGAAAGTCATGACAGTTGGCGACAAGCAACTCGTTAAGACAGTTGCATGGTACGACAACGAAATGTCTTACACTGCACAATTGGTTCGCACACTCAAGCACTTCGCTGAAATCGCGAAGTAAGTTCGTGAACTAAATAGAACCAAATAGGAGCGGAAACAAGAGATTGTTCTCCGCTCTATTTATGAAATTGAAATGCACGACACATGGAGGCGAAGGTTATGAACAAAAAGTCTATTCGTGACATCGATGTAAAAGGGAAACGCGTCTTCTGCCGCGTTGACTTCAACGTTCCACTCAAAGATGGCGTCATCCAAGACGAGACGCGCATCCAAGCAGCTCTCCCGACGATCAAACACTTGATCGACGGCGGCGCGAAAGTCATCTTGGCGAGCCACCTCGGCCGTCCAAAAGGCGAGAAGAACCCTGAGTTCTCACTCGCACCGGTCGCAGAACGTCTCGGGGAACTTCTCGGTAAAGACGTACCACTCGTCGAAGAGGCTTACGGTCCGGTCGCGGAAGAAGCAGTAGCGAAACTTTCTGAAGGCGACGTCGTCGTGCTTGAGAACGTTCGTTTCTACCCAGGTGAGACGAAAAACGATCCGGAACTCGCAAAAGGTTTCGCGGCGCTTGCTGACGTCTTCGTCAACGACGCGTTCGGTGCGGCTCACCGTGCCCACGCTTCGACGGAAGGCATCGCGCAAAACGTTGAGACGGCAGTTGCCGGTCTATTGATGGAAAAAGAACTTGAAGTACTCGGCAAGGCGCTCTCGAACCCGGATCGTCCGTTCACGGCCATCATCGGCGGTTCGAAAGTTGCTGACAAGATCGGGGTCATCGACCACCTTCTTGACATCGTTGACACGCTCATCATCGGTGGCGGTCTCTCGTACACGTTCTCGAAAGCACTCGGGCACGAAGTCGGGACGTCACTCCTTGAGGAAGACAAGCTCGACCTCGCACGTCAATTCATGAAAAAAGCAGAAGACAAAGGCGTGAAATTCTTGATGCCGGTCGACTGCGTCATCACGAAAGAATTCGGCGAAGAGACTTACGTCGGACCAGTCGATATCGACTCGATCCCTGCGGATCATATGGGTCTTGATATCGGACCGAAAACAGTCGAAATTTACGCGGAGGCAATTCGCGAATCGAAACTTGTCGTATGGAACGGACCGATGGGCGTATTCGAACTTGATAAATACGCGAACGGAACGAAAGGTGTCGCTCAAGCACTCGCAGACAGCGACGCATACTCGATCATCGGTGGTGGGGACTCAGCTGCTGCAGCTGCCAAGTTCGGCCTTGCAGACCAAATGAGCCACATTTCAACTGGTGGTGGCGCTTCACTCGAATTCATGGAAGGCAAGAAACTTCCAGGCGTCGAGGCGCTCAACGACAAGTAAAATAGAGGAGGGTTATCGATGCGTAAACCGATTATTGCAGGTAACTGGAAAATGAACAAAACACTCTCGGAAGCAGTCGCTTTCGTAGAGGAAGTCAAAAACAACGTCCCGTCAACAGACAAAGTTGACGCGGCAATCGGCGCACCAGCTGTCTTCCTAGCTCCAATGGTAGAAGCAGCAAAAGGATCAGACTTGAAGCTTGGTGCCCAAAACATGTACGACAAAGACAGCGGGGCATACACAGGTGAAACGAGCCCGGCCATGATCGCTGACCTCGGCGTGACGTACGTCATCCTTGGACACTCAGAGCGCCGTGAATACTTCGGCGAGTCGGATGCGTTCATCAACAGCAAAACGAAAAAAGCGTTCGAACACGGTCTTACGCCAATCGTTTGTGTCGGTGAAACACTCGAGGAACGTGAAGGCGGCAAGTTCGAAGAAGTCATCAAGACGCAAGTCGAAGGTGGCCTCGCGGACCTCTCAGCTGACCAAGTGAAACAACTCGTCATCGCTTACGAGCCAGTTTGGGCGATCGGTACGGGTAAATCAGCGGACGAAGCAGATGCGCAAAGCTCATGCAAATATGTTCGTGACGTGGTGAAAGGTCTTTACGGTGAAGACGTAGCGGCTGCAGTACGCATCCAATACGGCGGTTCTGTAAAACCTGAGAACATCAAGGAGTATATGGCGCAAGAAGACATCGACGGCGCACTCGTCGGCGGTGCTTCACTTGAAGCTGCTTCGTTCCTCAAGTTGTTGGAGGCGATTTAAATGGCAAGACCAGTCGCCCTCATCATCTTAGATGGTTTTGGCATGCGGAACGAGACGTTCGGTAACGCGGTCGCTGCGGCGGACAAACCGAACTTCGACCGCTTCTGGGAAACGTATCCGCATACGCTTCTCAACGCGCAAGGCGAGTACGTCGGCCTTCCGGAAGGACAGATGGGTAACTCGGAAGTCGGTCACTTGAACATCGGTGCCGGACGAGTCGTCTATCAGTCACTCTCGCGCGTCAATAACGCCATCAAAGACCGTTCTTTCTTCGACCGTCAAGCGATGAACCATTTGGCGGGACATGTGAAAAAGTACGATTCAAGTCTCCACATCATGGGCCTCGTCTCGGACGGTGGGATCCACTCCCACATTCAACACATGTTCGCTGTCGTTGAGTTCGCAAAACTTCATGGCATTGAAAAAGTATACATTCACGCTTTCACGGACGGCCGTGACTGTGATCCGAAATCAGGTGCAGGCTTTCTCGAAGAGACGGAAGCGAAGCTCGCTGAACTCGGTGTCGGTCAAGTCGCTAGCGTGTCTGGACGCTACTATGCCATGGACCGCGACAACCGTTGGGAGCGCGTCGAGAAAGTATACGACGTCCTCGTTAACGGCAAAGGAGAAGTCGGCACGAACGCCGTCGACGTCTTGAACCAGTCGTATGAAGCGGGCCTCACGGATGAGTTCGTCAACCCGACGGTCATCGAGAAAGACGGTCAACCGATCGCGACGATCAAAGACAACGACGCGATCATGTTCTTCAACTTCCGTCCGGACCGGGCGATCGAACTGGCGAAAGTGTTCAAAGAGAAGACCGGCTTCAAAGGCTTCGAACTTTCAAACACACATCCAGACAACATTTTGCTCGTCTCGATGACGAAGTTCTCGGATGAAATCGACACAGACATCGTTTTCCCACCGGAAGATTTGAAGAACACGCTCGGCGAAACGCTCGCCGCGCAAGGGTATAAACAGCTCCGCGCCGCGGAAACTGAGAAATACCCGCACGTCACGTTCTTCTTGAACGGACAACAAGAAACACCGTTTGAAGGCGAAGATCGTTTCCTCGTGCCGTCGCCGAAAGTCGCGACGTACGATTTGAAACCGGAAATGAGCGCATACGAGCTCACAGAAGGTCTCTTGGAGCGCATCGAGTCGGATACGTACGATGCGTATATCATCAACTACGCGAACCCGGACATGGTCGGTCATTCGGGTATGTTCGAACCGACGAAAAAAGCGGTCGAAGTCGTCGACGAATGCCTCGGTAAAGTAGTGGACGCACTCATTGCCAAAGGCGGCGCGGCGATCATCACGGCGGACCACGGGAACGCTGACCTCGTCACGAACCCGGACGGCTCACCGATGACGGCGCATACGACAGAACCTGTCCCATGTATCATCACGAAGTCAGGCGTTGAACTGAAACCAGTTCTAAAAGGCTCGCTTTGCGACCTCGCGCCGACGTTGATCGACCTTCTCGGTGCGGATCAACCGGCTGAAATGACCGGTACATCAATCGTTACAAAAAAATAATTTCCAACCAAAAAGGAGAGAATTAATATGTCAATGATTACAGAAATTTACGCACGCGAAATTTTGGATTCACGCGGTAACCCAACAATCGAAGTAGAAGTCTTCACAGAAGACGGCGGTTTCGGCCGTGCCCTCGTCCCATCAGGCGCATCAACTGGTGAGCACGAAGCAGTCGAACTCCGCGATGGCGACAAGTCACGTTACCTTGGTAAAGGCGTACTTAAAGCCGTTGCTAACGTAAACGACACAATCGCACCAGAACTCATCGGCTACGATGTCTTCGACCAAAACGCACTCGACGCTAAAATGATCGAGCTCGACGGTACGAAAAACAAAGGTAAACTCGGCGCTAACGCGATTCTCGGTGTCTCTATGGCAGCAGCACACGCAGCAGCAGACGAGCTCGGCCTTCCACTTTACACGTACCTCGGTGGATTCAACGCGAAGACGCTCCCAACTCCAATGATGAACATCATCAACGGTGGTTCGCACGCTGACAACAACGTTGACTTCCAAGAGTTCATGATCATGCCTGTAGGCGCGCCATCGTTCCGCGAAGCGCTCCGAATGGGTGCAGAAGTATTCCACGCCCTCAAATCAGTTCTTTCTGGTATGGGCCTCAACACAGCTGTCGGTGACGAAGGTGGTTTCGCACCAAACCTTAAGTCAAACGAAGAAGCGATCACAGTTATCCTTGAAGCGATCGAAAAAGCTGGTTACAAAGCTGGCGAAGACATCTACCTCGCGATGGACGTTGCATCGTCTGAGTTCTATGACAAGTCGACTGGCAAGTACGAACTCGCTGGCGAAGGCAAGTCAATGACAACTGCTGAGCTCGTAGACTTCTACGCTGAGCTCGTTGACAAGTACCCAATCATCTCAATCGAAGACGGTTGCGACGAGAACGACTGGGACGGCTTCAAGCTTCTCACTGACAAGATCGGCCACAAAGTTCAACTCGTTGGGGATGACCTCTTCGTAACGAACACTGAGAAATTGGCTGAAGGTATCGAGAAAGGCATTTCGAACTCGATCCTCATCAAAGTTAACCAAATCGGTACGCTCACAGAAACATTCGACGCGATCGAAATGGCTAAAAAAGCTGGCTACACAGCTGTTATCTCACACCGTTCTGGTGAAACAGAAGATGCGACAATCGCGGACATCGCTGTTGCGACAAACGCTGGTCAAATCAAAACTGGTTCGCTCTCGCGTACAGACCGTATCGCGAAGTACAACCAACTTCTCCGCATCGAAGACATGCTCGGCGATGTAGCGAAATACGACGGCATCAAGTCGTTCTACAACCTCAAAAAATAATTGATTGTTTTCAGGCTCGCCTTATGGCGGGCCTGTTTTTTGTTGTTTCACCCGTCTTGGCGGCACCGATGCTTTCTGCAGGCAATCCACGGAGCCTCCTCGCACTTCGTGCTTGCGGGGTCTCCGTTAGATTGCTTTCCTGCAAGAGTCACGGTGCCGCTTGGACGGGATTGTACGTCCCGTCTCGAGCATGATGGCAAGAACTATTATCAATCCTTCGTCCTGCTGTATACTGAACTTGTTATGTATGAGGAGTAGGGGGAGTCGTATGGACCAATCGCATGAGCAAGAGAAGAGGTTGAGCGGTGGGAACTTGTCAATCGTCCACAAAAAAGGCAACCACGTCTATCGAACGAAGAAAGAGGGAAGTGCAAATATCCATTGGTTGTTAACACATTTGGAGGCGTGCGGGGTATCAGGCGTTCCGCGATTTGTCGGGGTGGATAATCAGGGCCGAGAGGTGTTGACGTATCTCGAAGGCGAGACGGCCGATTATCCGTTAAAGGTGTACATGTGGTCAGATGAGGCGATTCAAGACGTCGCACGATTGATGCGCCGGCTTCATGACGCGACCGCGGATGTCGAGTGGCCTTCTGACTGGCGGCCGCTCGACAATACGCCAGAACCGTTTGAAGTGATTTGCCACAACGACTTCGCCGTCTACAATACGATTTTTTATGATGAGAAAGTGGCAGGGGTCATCGACTTTGATTTGGCGGCGCCCGGACCACGAGCGTGGGATATCGTCTATGCACTCTATACGTTCGTCCCACTCAGCCGGCGTCATCAAGCCGAGTCGGGTAAAGTCGTTCACTATGAGGCGAATCGTGATGATGGGACGTACCGACGACGAGTCGCTCTCTTCTTTGAGGCGTACGGCTGGGAAGGTTCGACAAAGGAGTTGCTGGACATGCTGCTGTTACGGATAGAAGCGCTTTGTCTGTTGATACAGAGAAAAGCGGTGGAAGGGGATACTGCGTTTCAATCGATGATGGACGAAGGGCATTACGATCACTATCAAACAGAGTATCGTTTCATCCAAACGAACGGCCATAAATGGTTTTAAGAGGTCGTTCGGGCGGAGCATATCCGCCTCCGATTCCGGGAATAGGATAGTGTAGGTAAAAGGGGGCGGTCGTCATGATGATGAGCGGTTTTCTGTTACTCCTGATTGCACTCGGTGTCGGCGGTTGGTTCCTGTACAAGTATATGGACAACCGGAAATGGTCGTGACGCATGTCACGGCCGTTTTTTACATGCGTGAATCGGGGCAAATTGGGTATAATCAGATACAGCAGCTAAAAAAGGAGAGACGTCCATGACACGCGTACGAAAAGCCATCATTCCGGCCGCCGGGCTCGGCACCCGATTCTTACCGGCGACGAAGGCGATGCCAAAAGAGATGCTCCCGATTGTCAACAAACCGACGATCCAATTCATCGTGGAAGAAGCCGTCGCTTCCGGCATCGAGGACATCATCATCGTGACCGGGAAGAACAAGCGCGCGATCGAGGATCACTTCGACCGGGCCATCGAGCTCGAACAAAACCTCGAGTCGAAAGGGAAGACGGAGCTCCTCGAGTCGGTCCGTCACTCGTCGAATCTCGCGAACATCCATTACATACGCCAACAAGAGCCGAAAGGACTCGGCCACGCGATTTGGTGCGCCCGAAAGTTCATCGGCGACGAGCCGTTCGCGGTCCTGCTCGGGGACGACATCATCGAGTCGGACGTGCCGGCGACGCAGCAGTTGATCGAGCAATACGAACGGTATCACCGTTCGATCATCGGTGTGCAGCGCGTGCCGTATGAAATGACGAAACGATATGGTATAATTGACCCGCTTGCCGTCGAAGGAAAGCTCATCCCGGTCCGGACATTCGTTGAGAAACCGCCGGTCGAGGAGGCCCCTTCGAACCTCGCCATCCTCGGCCGCTACATTTTGACGCCGGACGTCTTCGAGGCGTTGTCGGACCAACAAGTCGGGGCCGGGGGCGAGATTCAACTGACGGACGCCATCGCGCGACTGAACGAGGTCGAGACGGTGTACGCCTATGAGTTTGACGGGCGCCGTTTTGACGTCGGGGAACCGATCGGCTTCATCGAGGCGACGATCGCCCATGCACTGTGCGACCCAGATTTAAAAGCCAACGTCCATGCGCTCTTGAAGCGATTCGTGGACGAACTCGAACAACAGTAAGGTGTGTTATTTTTGAAAACAATGTTAATGGTCTGTCAAAACTATTATCCGGAGATCGGCAGTGCCGGCAACCGGATGCAAAATATTACGCATCTCATGAAAGAACGCGGCTATGACGTCGAGGTCATCACGGCCGCGCCGTCGTATCCGAACTTCAACTTGTATCAAGACGACCGCTTCTGGAATGACAAGGCGCTCAACAACCAGCCGTTCATCAAGCGACTCATCACGAAGAAACGGAAGCACACGTCGAACATGGTGAGCCGTCTCGCCTTGTTCCTCGAACAGATGTTCAAAGGCGTCGCCGCCGTACGGACGCTCGACAAAAAACCGGATGTCGTCTTCGCGACGACCCCGTCTTTTTTTATGGCGTTCGTCGGCGTTTACGCGAAACGGAAGTACGGCGTGCCGTTCGTCTTGGACGTCCGTGACTTATGGCCCGAATCGGTGAAAGGGGTCGGCGTCTTCAAGTACGACTGGATGCTCACGCCGGCGTTCTTGTTTGAGAAGCGTCTGTATAAAACGGCTGACGCCATCATCATCAACTCGGAAGGGTTCCGCAGTTATCTTCGCCAACGCGGCGTCGACAACGACATGATCCACTATATGCCGAACTCGATTCGCGAGAGCGAGCGCAACTTGGAACGGACCGTCCCGGCAGATGACCGGATGGAGATTTTATACGCCGGTAACATGGGACTCGCCCAAGACGTGTCGCTCTTGCTTGAACTCGCGGAGCGGTTCCGCGACGAACCGCGCGTCCATTTCAAATTGATCGGATACGGTTATCGGAAGAACGAGCTGAAACAGACGATCAAAGACCGCGGTTTCAAAAACTTCCTCTTCCTTGAGGCGATGCCGCGGACCGAGGCGTTCCAGGCGATCAAAAACGCGGATGTCGCGTTCGTCAGCTTGATTGACCAAGACGTGTTCGACACGGTCATCCCGGGCAAGTTGATCGACTACATGGCGGTCGGTAAACCGATCGTCGCGGCGGTGTCAGGCCATGCGGCGAATGTCATCGAAGCGGCGGAAGTCGGATACGTGTCACGCAAACGTGACATCGATGAGATTGAACGCTCGCTCCGGACGTTGCTCGAACGCCCTGAGCTGCGCGACAAGTACGGCGCGAACGGCGTCCGTTACGTGAAAGACAACTTATGTTGGGAAAACAATATACACGTCCTCGAAGACGTGATCGAAAAAGTAACGATGGAGGAAACACGATGAAGGTATGTATGTTTGTATGGAACCATTTCACGAATGACGCCCGCGTCCTTCGCGAATGTTCGGCGCTCGCCGAGGCAGGGTATGAGGTCGATCTGATCGCCCTGCAAGATCCGAAAAACAAGGAGCTCCCGGCTGAAGAGATGCGTCCGGAAGGATTCCGCGTCATCCGCGTGAAACGCCAACCGTCACTCCTCGTCAACGGGATGAAGGCGCTCAAATCGGTACGGACGTGGGTATCTGAGAAGAAGACACGTAAAATCGGGGCCGGTCTCGTCGGTGCCGGCCTGTTCGTCCTCGCCCCGCTGACGATGATCGGGCTCGGTGCCGCGGCTGGGGCGATCCTGCTCCCACCGGTCCGGAAAAACATCGTCAACTTGAGCGCGATGCTCGAGATGGTGTTCGCTTCGACGAAGAAGTCGTATGATTTCTACCACGCCAACGACTTGAACACGCTCCCGCAGGCACTCATCGCCGGGAAGCTCGTCAACAAAGGCAAAATCGTCTACGACTCGCACGAAGTCCAGACGGACCGGACCGGCTACGGCTACATCCAAAGTAACCTTGAAGGCTGGCTCTTGCCATACGTCGACACGATGATGGTCGAGAACCATACGCGTGCGGCGCACAACGAGAAGTTGTACGGCTTCTATCCGTACGTGCTCCACAACTATCCGTTCTATCGTCCGCTCGACTTCTCGCTCCGGAAAGACTTGCACGCGTTGCTCGACTTGCCGAGCGATGAGAAGATCTTGTTATACCAAGGCGGCATTCAAGCCGGTCGTGGTCTCGAACAGCTCATCCTCGCGGCGAAAGACTTCAAGGAAGGCACGCTCGTCATGATCGGGGACGGGAAACTGAAGCCGACAATCAAGCAGATGATTGAAGACGAAGGCGTGGCGGACCGCGTCAAGATGATTGACAAAGTGCCGGTCGAGGCGTTACCGTACTATACGATGAACGCGTATCTCGGCTTCCAAGTGTTGAACAATGTCTGCTTCAACCACTATTCGGCGTCATCGAACAAGCTGTTCGAATATTTGATGGCCGAAGTGCCGGTCGTGTCATGCGACTTCCCGGAAATCGAACGTGTCGTCGCCGGGAACGACGTCGGTGTCGTCGTCGACTCGCACGACCCACAATCGATCGCCGAAGGCGTCAACCGTTTGCTTGAAGACGAGGCGCTCTACGCCCGTGTGAAAGAGAACACGAAGACGGCACGTGAACAATATAATTGGGATTTGGAAAAAGAGGCACTCTTGTCCGTCTACGAAAACGTCGCAGACCGCAAGTTGCCGATTATGAAAGACGGTGCGCCAAAGCCAGTATAACGAGAAGACTGCGGTTTTGGCCGCGGTCTTTTTTCTGTGGAAGGGGGAAAACTTATGAAACGTCAACAACAACATCTATTGCGTCAACAAGTATGGAAGAAACTCCAATCGATCTCCGTGAAGGACATCGCCTGGATCATCGCCGGTTCGTTCATCCTCGCTTTCGGGGTGAACTACTTCACCGTCCCGAACGACTTCTCAGAAGGGGGTCTGCTCGGGGTGACGATCATCTTGTTCTATTTGTTCGAATGGGATCTCGGCGTCACATCGATCATCGGGAACGGGATTTTGTTCATCATCGGGTATAAGCTACTCGACCGCCGGACGATGGTGTACTCCGTCGTCGCGGTCGTCGCGACATCATTTTTCCTGAGCATCACCCATAGCTGGGGCAGCCCGTCCGAAGACAAGTTACTCGCGGCCATTTACGCCGGGATCATGATCGGCGTCGGTATCGGCATGGTGCTCCGCGTCGGCGGAACGACCGGGGGCGGTGTCATCATCGCCCGGCTCATGGAGCGGTATCTCCACTTGAGCGTCGCCGTGTCGATGTTCATCATCGATGCCATCGTCGTCGGGATGTCAGGTATTTTCCTCGGCGAGCAAGTCGTCCTCTATACGCTCATCGCCATCATCATCGGCTCTTGGGTCATCGACCTCGTCGCCGAAGGTTTGAACATCCGTAAAGCCGTCACGATCATCAGCGACAAACAAGAAGAGCTCGCCGTCGTCTTGACCGAGACGCTCGGCCGTTCGGCGACGATCATCCACGGACATGGCTACTACACGAAGCAGGACAAGAACATGCTCTATATGATCGTCGACAAGCGCCAAGTCGGTCCGCTCAAGAAAATCGTCGAAGTGACCGATCCGCGTGCCTTCGTCGTCATCCACCAAGTGAAAGAGGTCATCGGCGAAGGGTTCAGCTACCCGTCCCGATAATTAGAAAGCTGGTGTTTTGACGTCAACTTCTATATAATAAAAGGCGTGTAAAAAGAAGGAGGAACTGACTACTATGCAAACGATCGCTACAATCAGCCTACTCGTCGTGGCTGTCTTATTGATTGTCGTCGTACTGCTCATGTCAGGTCGGTCGCAAGGTCTTGGGGCGATTGCAGGTGGCGCGGAGCAGTTGTTCGGCCGCCAGAAAGCGCGCGGCTTCGACGCTGTTTTGAACCGAACTGCAGCTGTACTAGGCACGTTGTTTTTCATTTTAGGATTACTAGTCGCATCATTATGATGAAAGGCTGATCGTTCTCGATTTTTACGTGAGGCGGTCAGCTTTTGTTTTTTTACAATTTTTTTTGGGAATATTGGAATGTACGAGGAGATGACTTGAACGATGAAAGTGACTGCACCGAAACCGTTTTTCTTTGAAGGCGGACCACGTGCCGTGTTGATGTTACATGGCTTTACCGGATCGAGCGCGGACGTCCGCATGCTCGGCCGTTTCCTACAAAAAGAAGGCTACACTTGCATGGGACCCCAGTATCGGGGACATGGCGTCCCGCCGGAAGAATTGCTTCAGTTCGGACCAGCCGACTGGTGGCAAGACGTGCAAGACGCGTATGAAGCGCTAAAAGACAAAGGGTATGACGAAATCGCCGTCTGTGGCCTCTCGCTCGGCGGCG
Encoded here:
- the eno gene encoding phosphopyruvate hydratase produces the protein MSMITEIYAREILDSRGNPTIEVEVFTEDGGFGRALVPSGASTGEHEAVELRDGDKSRYLGKGVLKAVANVNDTIAPELIGYDVFDQNALDAKMIELDGTKNKGKLGANAILGVSMAAAHAAADELGLPLYTYLGGFNAKTLPTPMMNIINGGSHADNNVDFQEFMIMPVGAPSFREALRMGAEVFHALKSVLSGMGLNTAVGDEGGFAPNLKSNEEAITVILEAIEKAGYKAGEDIYLAMDVASSEFYDKSTGKYELAGEGKSMTTAELVDFYAELVDKYPIISIEDGCDENDWDGFKLLTDKIGHKVQLVGDDLFVTNTEKLAEGIEKGISNSILIKVNQIGTLTETFDAIEMAKKAGYTAVISHRSGETEDATIADIAVATNAGQIKTGSLSRTDRIAKYNQLLRIEDMLGDVAKYDGIKSFYNLKK
- a CDS encoding phosphotransferase, yielding MDQSHEQEKRLSGGNLSIVHKKGNHVYRTKKEGSANIHWLLTHLEACGVSGVPRFVGVDNQGREVLTYLEGETADYPLKVYMWSDEAIQDVARLMRRLHDATADVEWPSDWRPLDNTPEPFEVICHNDFAVYNTIFYDEKVAGVIDFDLAAPGPRAWDIVYALYTFVPLSRRHQAESGKVVHYEANRDDGTYRRRVALFFEAYGWEGSTKELLDMLLLRIEALCLLIQRKAVEGDTAFQSMMDEGHYDHYQTEYRFIQTNGHKWF
- the galU gene encoding UTP--glucose-1-phosphate uridylyltransferase GalU — protein: MTRVRKAIIPAAGLGTRFLPATKAMPKEMLPIVNKPTIQFIVEEAVASGIEDIIIVTGKNKRAIEDHFDRAIELEQNLESKGKTELLESVRHSSNLANIHYIRQQEPKGLGHAIWCARKFIGDEPFAVLLGDDIIESDVPATQQLIEQYERYHRSIIGVQRVPYEMTKRYGIIDPLAVEGKLIPVRTFVEKPPVEEAPSNLAILGRYILTPDVFEALSDQQVGAGGEIQLTDAIARLNEVETVYAYEFDGRRFDVGEPIGFIEATIAHALCDPDLKANVHALLKRFVDELEQQ
- a CDS encoding glycosyltransferase family 4 protein gives rise to the protein MLMVCQNYYPEIGSAGNRMQNITHLMKERGYDVEVITAAPSYPNFNLYQDDRFWNDKALNNQPFIKRLITKKRKHTSNMVSRLALFLEQMFKGVAAVRTLDKKPDVVFATTPSFFMAFVGVYAKRKYGVPFVLDVRDLWPESVKGVGVFKYDWMLTPAFLFEKRLYKTADAIIINSEGFRSYLRQRGVDNDMIHYMPNSIRESERNLERTVPADDRMEILYAGNMGLAQDVSLLLELAERFRDEPRVHFKLIGYGYRKNELKQTIKDRGFKNFLFLEAMPRTEAFQAIKNADVAFVSLIDQDVFDTVIPGKLIDYMAVGKPIVAAVSGHAANVIEAAEVGYVSRKRDIDEIERSLRTLLERPELRDKYGANGVRYVKDNLCWENNIHVLEDVIEKVTMEETR
- a CDS encoding glycosyltransferase yields the protein MKVCMFVWNHFTNDARVLRECSALAEAGYEVDLIALQDPKNKELPAEEMRPEGFRVIRVKRQPSLLVNGMKALKSVRTWVSEKKTRKIGAGLVGAGLFVLAPLTMIGLGAAAGAILLPPVRKNIVNLSAMLEMVFASTKKSYDFYHANDLNTLPQALIAGKLVNKGKIVYDSHEVQTDRTGYGYIQSNLEGWLLPYVDTMMVENHTRAAHNEKLYGFYPYVLHNYPFYRPLDFSLRKDLHALLDLPSDEKILLYQGGIQAGRGLEQLILAAKDFKEGTLVMIGDGKLKPTIKQMIEDEGVADRVKMIDKVPVEALPYYTMNAYLGFQVLNNVCFNHYSASSNKLFEYLMAEVPVVSCDFPEIERVVAGNDVGVVVDSHDPQSIAEGVNRLLEDEALYARVKENTKTAREQYNWDLEKEALLSVYENVADRKLPIMKDGAPKPV
- a CDS encoding YitT family protein, with the translated sequence MKRQQQHLLRQQVWKKLQSISVKDIAWIIAGSFILAFGVNYFTVPNDFSEGGLLGVTIILFYLFEWDLGVTSIIGNGILFIIGYKLLDRRTMVYSVVAVVATSFFLSITHSWGSPSEDKLLAAIYAGIMIGVGIGMVLRVGGTTGGGVIIARLMERYLHLSVAVSMFIIDAIVVGMSGIFLGEQVVLYTLIAIIIGSWVIDLVAEGLNIRKAVTIISDKQEELAVVLTETLGRSATIIHGHGYYTKQDKNMLYMIVDKRQVGPLKKIVEVTDPRAFVVIHQVKEVIGEGFSYPSR